CAGCGACCACCTGCACATCACCACCGTAGACCTGGGCCTCGAGGCTCCCGTGCAGATTGTCTGCGGCGCCCCGAATGTGGCCGCCGGACAGACCGTGGTGGTGGCAACTGTTGGCGCCACGCTCTATCCCGCCGGCGAGGAGAAGGGTTTCCAGATCAAGAAATCGAAAATCCGCGGCGTGGAATCGCTCGGCA
The Coriobacteriia bacterium DNA segment above includes these coding regions:
- a CDS encoding phenylalanine--tRNA ligase subunit beta yields the protein MNISYNWLKEYIDFDLSPAELTQALTSLGLECDTYEEVESVRGGLRGVVVGKVLTCIDHPDSDHLHITTVDLGLEAPVQIVCGAPNVAAGQTVVVATVGATLYPAGEEKGFQIKKSKIRGVESLG